Proteins from one Nyctibius grandis isolate bNycGra1 chromosome 2, bNycGra1.pri, whole genome shotgun sequence genomic window:
- the MFSD9 gene encoding major facilitator superfamily domain-containing protein 9 isoform X2 — protein MAEEEEEDGGRGAAGNPTAASGRFVRCLYAVGFLDLFGVSMVVPLMNLHVKSLGASHTVAGIIGSLYGIMQLFSSTFVGCWSDIVGRRYSLLACILLSALGYFLLGTSTTVFLFAISRVPVGIFKHTLSISKALLSDLVSERDRPLVMGRFNAASSVGFILGPVVGGYLTELEDGFYQTSFICASIFLLNAGLVWMLPWSEENTGNREHQQGNKGTDSFSAKANHDLYLKSASNGAVASDSLFRSPWIQVATVLKRIKGIACSDLWDIFLVRLLMSVAILLYYSNFSLALEERFGVKPLFAGYLMSYSSALGVLAGCLLGPITRLYQHNTYRILLHSSTLTCTLILLYASALSIWMVVLSSTFLAFSTTIGRTCIIDLELTLGGNEASGTLLGVGQSVTSVGRIVAPLLSGIAQEFSPCGPPSLGVGLALVAILIMNTNKQKYCSHGNVKLKNQ, from the exons atggcggaggaggaggaggaggatggaggccGGGGAGCCGCGGGGAACCCGACGGCGGCGTCCGGCCGCTTCGTACGGTGCCTTTACGCGGTGGGCTTCCTG gatttattTGGTGTGAGCATGGTTGTTCCTTTAATGAACCTACATGTCAAATCTCTAGGCGCAAGTCATACAGTTGCTGGAATAATAG gATCTCTCTATGGTATAATGCAACTATTTTCCAGCACATTTGTG GGATGCTGGAGTGATATAGTAGGAAGACGGTATTCCCTGCTTGCTTGTATTCTTCTCAGTGCACTGGGTTACTTCCTTCTTGGAACATCCACCACTGTGTTCCTGTTTGCAATTTCTAGAGTCCCTGTAG GTATTTTCAAACACACACTCTCCATCTCTAAAGCCCTGCTTTCTGACTTGGTTTCTGAGAGAGACCGCCCTTTAGTAATGGGACGCTTCAATGCAGCCTCTAGTGTGGGCTTCATTCTGGGGCCTGTCGTTGGTGGCTACCTTACAGAGTTGGAAGATGGCTTTTATCAAACATCTTTCATCTGTGCCTCTATCTTCCTTCTGAATGCTG GTCTTGTCTGGATGTTACCCTGGAGTGAAGAAAACACTGGCAACAGGGAACATCAACAAGGCAACAAAGGAACAGACAGTTTCTCAGCAAAAGCAAATCACGACCTTTACTTGAAATCAGCAAGTAATGGAGCTGTGGCAAGCGATAGTCTTTTCCGGTCTCCATGGATCCAAGTTGCAACAGTGCTGAAGAGGATTAAAGGAATTGCGTGCTCTGATCTGTGGGATATATTTTTAGTGCGGTTGCTGATGTCTGTTGCTATACTGCTGTATTATAGTAATTTTAGTCTGGCCTTGGAGGAGAGATTTGGGGTGAAACCCTTGTTCGCTGGATACCTAATGAGCTATAGCAGCGCACTTGGAGTCCTGGCTGGTTGTCTGCTGGGACCAATAACAAGACTGTATCAGCACAACACGTACAGAATTTTGTTGCACTCCAGCACTCTTACCTGCACGTTGATTCTCCTGTATGCGTCAGCGCTGAGCATATGGATGGTCGTTTTGTCTTCCACATTCTTAGCCTTTTCAACTACTATAGGTCGTACTTGTATCATTGATCTTGAATTGACCCTTGGTGGGAATGAGGCCAGCGGTACGCTCCTAGGTGTTGGACAGTCTGTGACATCAGTGGGACGTATAGTTGCCCCTCTTCTTTCTGGAATTGCTCAGGAGTTCAGTCCTTGTGGCCCTCCAAGTCTAGGGGTTGGACTAGCTTTAGTAGCTATTCTGATAATGAACacgaacaaacaaaaatactgtagCCATGGAAATGTTAAGTTAAAAAATCAATAG
- the MFSD9 gene encoding major facilitator superfamily domain-containing protein 9 isoform X1, producing MSGDAAKPEVGQNPPLPVPMAPAPWAPPDLFGVSMVVPLMNLHVKSLGASHTVAGIIGSLYGIMQLFSSTFVGCWSDIVGRRYSLLACILLSALGYFLLGTSTTVFLFAISRVPVGIFKHTLSISKALLSDLVSERDRPLVMGRFNAASSVGFILGPVVGGYLTELEDGFYQTSFICASIFLLNAGLVWMLPWSEENTGNREHQQGNKGTDSFSAKANHDLYLKSASNGAVASDSLFRSPWIQVATVLKRIKGIACSDLWDIFLVRLLMSVAILLYYSNFSLALEERFGVKPLFAGYLMSYSSALGVLAGCLLGPITRLYQHNTYRILLHSSTLTCTLILLYASALSIWMVVLSSTFLAFSTTIGRTCIIDLELTLGGNEASGTLLGVGQSVTSVGRIVAPLLSGIAQEFSPCGPPSLGVGLALVAILIMNTNKQKYCSHGNVKLKNQ from the exons ATGTCAGGAGATGCTGCAAAGCCCGAAGTCGGGCAgaacccccccctccccgtgcccatGGCCCCTGCCCCTTGGGCGCCCCCG gatttattTGGTGTGAGCATGGTTGTTCCTTTAATGAACCTACATGTCAAATCTCTAGGCGCAAGTCATACAGTTGCTGGAATAATAG gATCTCTCTATGGTATAATGCAACTATTTTCCAGCACATTTGTG GGATGCTGGAGTGATATAGTAGGAAGACGGTATTCCCTGCTTGCTTGTATTCTTCTCAGTGCACTGGGTTACTTCCTTCTTGGAACATCCACCACTGTGTTCCTGTTTGCAATTTCTAGAGTCCCTGTAG GTATTTTCAAACACACACTCTCCATCTCTAAAGCCCTGCTTTCTGACTTGGTTTCTGAGAGAGACCGCCCTTTAGTAATGGGACGCTTCAATGCAGCCTCTAGTGTGGGCTTCATTCTGGGGCCTGTCGTTGGTGGCTACCTTACAGAGTTGGAAGATGGCTTTTATCAAACATCTTTCATCTGTGCCTCTATCTTCCTTCTGAATGCTG GTCTTGTCTGGATGTTACCCTGGAGTGAAGAAAACACTGGCAACAGGGAACATCAACAAGGCAACAAAGGAACAGACAGTTTCTCAGCAAAAGCAAATCACGACCTTTACTTGAAATCAGCAAGTAATGGAGCTGTGGCAAGCGATAGTCTTTTCCGGTCTCCATGGATCCAAGTTGCAACAGTGCTGAAGAGGATTAAAGGAATTGCGTGCTCTGATCTGTGGGATATATTTTTAGTGCGGTTGCTGATGTCTGTTGCTATACTGCTGTATTATAGTAATTTTAGTCTGGCCTTGGAGGAGAGATTTGGGGTGAAACCCTTGTTCGCTGGATACCTAATGAGCTATAGCAGCGCACTTGGAGTCCTGGCTGGTTGTCTGCTGGGACCAATAACAAGACTGTATCAGCACAACACGTACAGAATTTTGTTGCACTCCAGCACTCTTACCTGCACGTTGATTCTCCTGTATGCGTCAGCGCTGAGCATATGGATGGTCGTTTTGTCTTCCACATTCTTAGCCTTTTCAACTACTATAGGTCGTACTTGTATCATTGATCTTGAATTGACCCTTGGTGGGAATGAGGCCAGCGGTACGCTCCTAGGTGTTGGACAGTCTGTGACATCAGTGGGACGTATAGTTGCCCCTCTTCTTTCTGGAATTGCTCAGGAGTTCAGTCCTTGTGGCCCTCCAAGTCTAGGGGTTGGACTAGCTTTAGTAGCTATTCTGATAATGAACacgaacaaacaaaaatactgtagCCATGGAAATGTTAAGTTAAAAAATCAATAG